The genomic DNA GGGACGAAGGCGTTGGCCACGCCGAAGAGAATGGCTCCGGAAGTCTTGGCCAGCATGAGAATCTCAAAGGGCACCGGGGCCAGAAGAAGCCGCTCGAAAGAGCGGTTTTTACGTTCGAAGGTCACGGTCACGGCCAGCATGGACGTGGTCCCGAAAAGGATGGAGATGGCCACCACCCCGGGCAGGATGCCCAGGATGCTTTCCGGGCCCTGGCCGGATCGGATGAAGAACATGCCCGTCCAGGCTAGGGGAAAGATGATGCCCCAGCTCACGTTGGGGGGCTTCAGGTAGTAGGTCCGCATGTCCTTGGCCAGGATGTTCCAGAAGGCGATCCAGAGTTTCACGCTTTTTTCCCTCCCGGTTTTTCCTTTTCTCCGGCCAGGGCCCCTGCCTCGAGGCCGGTGACGGCCACGAAGACGTCCTCCAGGCTGGGCCGGAGCCTTCGGGCTTCGAGAACCAGGGCCCCCCGGTCCTCCAAGAGCCGGATCAGGGGGCCGACGCCGATGGGTTCGGCGGCCTCGACCCGGATGGTTCCCGGTCCGGAAAGGCTGAATTCGAACGCGGGAAAGGATGAGGCTAGGTCGGCCACGAGGGAGTCGGACCGGCTTTCGGCGGGGGTATCCATGGAGATCTGGACCACGTGTCGGTCCTTGACGGTCGAAACCAGGTTGTCGACGGAATCCTCGCGGACGATGCGGCCGGAGACGATGAAG from Deltaproteobacteria bacterium includes the following:
- a CDS encoding ABC transporter ATP-binding protein; the encoded protein is RKFAGYSKGMKRKLTIAAGIIHSPAILFLDEPTTGIDVASARQVRKLVADLNEQGTTILLTTHYIEEAERLCHRVAFIVSGRIVREDSVDNLVSTVKDRHVVQISMDTPAESRSDSLVADLASSFPAFEFSLSGPGTIRVEAAEPIGVGPLIRLLEDRGALVLEARRLRPSLEDVFVAVTGLEAGALAGEKEKPGGKKA